A window of Patescibacteria group bacterium genomic DNA:
TGATGAGAAATCCCTTTTGGTAGCCCCACGGGGGATCGAACCCCGATTAACGGCTTGAAAAGCCGCTGTCCTAACCATTAGACGATAGGGCCATGTTCGTAACTTTTTTCTTTAATTCTTTTCTCATTCGACCAGATTTTTTTAATTGTTTTTCTCTTTTTACGCCTTCAGATTTCGCTTCGTAAGATTTAGTATAGACGATTATATAGGGTCTGTATGGTTTTGTCGATTGCACACAACCACTATTATGTTCCATTAATCTTTTGAGTGGATTTTCGCTACTTCCAATATATAACCGTCTTGTAATAGTGCTTCTCAATACATACACAAAGTACATACACAAAATCCTGTAAGTAATGACCACTATTAATCCGGCCTGAAGGCCGGACTGTCCTAACCATTAGACGATAGGGCCATGGTTGGAGAATAGATCTATTCTAGAAAAAAAAATAATAGTTGTCAAAGAGTGACGCCAAAAATATAAAAAAATCCTCCCCGTTCTGTAGTGTAGGGAGGAGTCATTGTCCGCGATGCTTGTTGAGGCGGACAAGAAGGTCTGGAGCTTTATCCTCCAGATAACCTTTCATCTTTGTGTCAGTCTTGCGCCTTAGAAACACATTCTCTATTTCACCGCGCATATCATAGGTTCTGCGCCACGCAAGGACGAGCACGCGAAGCGAAGCGCCCTTTCTCTGAAGGAGGATCTGCGTAGCGCGCTTACGATAGCGGCAGGGCGCCTTAGTCAGAATCAGTGCAATGTCAGCAGTCGATACCGGCTGCATGTTGAGCAGCGCTGCCGCTGCAAACCGCCGAAAACCACTAGAGTGGACAAGGAGGGTACGCAGCGCATCTCTTTTATTGCCGAGCGTAACAAGAAGCTGAACGCATTCATTGCAGCCTATCGGGGGATATTCAGGTAACACAGTACATACGCGCTTCCAATTGATCCCTTTTTTGGAAAGGCACGTTGCGACGATAGGCTGAGTCCAGCGAACAATGCTGCCTATTTCGATTGCATGAATAGCCAACGCACAGTTTTCCATGCTAGGAAATTGCCGCACAAGCTTTTGCGCAGCTTTGATGCGACTTTTTCTTTTCTCCGCCTTCAAATCAGTACGCAGCCCTTCTTCTGTTTCAGAACGTATCTGAGCAAAAAATGCTCTGCAGGGTTCCGGTAGATTGTCGCCACTGCTTTCGAGCGTATGAACATTCCGCTTGTGCCGCGTTCTGATCTGAATAAGTAGTTCGATTTGCTGTTCTTCGGTAAGCGCATTAAGTATGGCGCAGAGTTCTTCCGAAGTCAGATCATATCGAGAAACACATTTGCCTGCGGCTAAAAATGCAAGATCTTCAGAACGTCCAAGAACAAACAAAAGGTCATCTACACTCCTGCAATGATCGTAGATATATTTGAGTGCAGACGGCTGATAGAGAAGTGATTTGACCGCAATATGCCGAAAATGATCGATCGAAGCTCCCCGCTGCACAAGAAGTTTCCATGCGGCAAAGCTGTACTGATTCTCTTTTCGGACAAAATAACACAACTCTTCAATGGTAAAGCCCTGTTCAACACGTTGTTGCCAATAATCCCTGTCTGATATTCTCTCTGAAGGCTCGCATGCCACCCATGCAATGGACATATGATCTCCGGGTATACTCTTGGATATTCTCTCAGAATCTCTGTATTCTCTCATTGTATGCTGATTCTCACACTTATGTGAAAGGTACGGCATTAAAGCACATGACGCGATTATAGTGCAAATAATCGAAGTTGTCAATGGAGTGGGGTCTTGCTTTTTTTAGGCAAGCATGTAACGTTAGAATTCCAGATCAATCATGAAACGAGTGAAAGATACCTTTCTTAGTGTGATCCAAAGAGTCGTACCTTTACAAGGTAAAGACGTGCTTGACATCGGTTGTGGAAATGGAAGTCGGACAGCAGAGATTGCGCAAGTGTGCGCACATGTCTCCGGCGTCGATCCGGACCCAAAAGCCGTACGAATCGCCCAACGCCTTGGCATCGCTAACTGTGAAATTTTCCAAAAAAGTGCAGATAGGCTTTGGTTTAAAAACGCTGTATTTGATGTGGTGATTTTTACGCTTTCATACCACCACATTCAGAGCGAAAAAATGAATGTGGCAATCGATGAAGCGATCCGCGTTCTGCGCCCCGATGGCAGTATAGTCTTTTTTGAACCGACATGGATAGGAACGTTTTTTGAAGCGGAAATTACGTTCGGCGCTTTTGATGGAGATGAGCGGCGCGCCAAAGCTCTCGCGTATGCAGCAATGCTTGCGCATCCCGGACTTATTGAAATAGCTGAACTGCACGACGAAACGCAAATTAGTTTCGACTCTCTGGAAGATTTCATTGAGTCAACGCATCCAACATCAAGTGATCACGAAGCTATGCGCAATTTTCTTGGAACGCACGCGCGCATTCTTACCGCCCAGCGGCGATTCAATATCTTTACCGTAAAGCCCCTAGTAGACCCCTCATGACAGGCCAAACGTGTCTGTCTTTTTTTTATCCTGAAAATAAAAAAGAGCCTAGGGTAGGCTCGTAGCTTCGTTTGCTATTAAAAGAGTATGCGATCTCAATGTTTCAACGATGATATCCATAAACACTACTGCACCGCAGTCGAGAGTAAAGACTACACAATCCATTTCTTGCGTTCGAATTGAATTTGCATACATTTTTCGTTTCAGTACTTCATCGCAAGTGCAACTCACGACAATAATCGTTCCGCAAGGATCTTGGCGACGGAGATTTTTGGCAACATCGATGATTCTGTCGAATGTATTCCGTCCGGCATAGAGAATGTACATCCTTTCACCCTTGTACCCAAGCGCACTGCGGGCAATATGAGCACCATTATCCACCGAGTGAAGTATACAGACTTTTATTAAACTGTTTGCAGGCAATAATTCTCCTTCCTGAAATTTATCAGCGAGTCTTGGGTTTGCAATAAGAACAAGAATATTAGATCGCCCGTCAAGCATATCTGGTAGCGTTGTTTGAAAGAACGTATCTTCGCGAACTATCATGATCGTTTGATGCAGAAATGCTATATCGGATACCTTTGTTTGTCAATGGTCGGTAACGTTGACAGAATGGCATTTTCATGAAAAGCTACGACATACTGTTCTCTGACAATGAGTATTACTCTTCACATGCAACCAAAAACACCACCGGTACAATGGAATGATTTTCGAACGTCGTATCCTCCTTTCTCTATAGCAATTGATGGATTTGTATACGGCGGCCCCGAATTTGATCCAAGCGGCCCCCATCTCAACATCAACCACCATGAAGAGGTCAAGCGCCTTCAAACACGGGCTTCATGCGCACAGGCGTTGATTCTAGTGCGACAGGGTCTCTTTGAAGCATTTCGAGATGACCATGGACCCTATGCAAATATCTATGGAAATGATTGCGATGAAGATGTGTGTACAACATGGACTATTCTCAAGCACAACCACCTCGTTCTTCCAGTTATGAACCCTATGTTCAATCGGCTTGTTGAGATCGAGGAAAAGCTTGATACAACCGCAGGCGCCTATCCCTACCCATCAAATCTTCCGATACTTCGCGAACTTGCATGGATATACAATCCCTATCGCATGTTCCGACTATCAGGAGGACTTATGCGAAGGGATGAGAAAGAATTTCTGGATGTTGTCGTAAATGTTGAACATCGCATCCTCAAGCATATCGTCGGCCAAGGAGAAGGTATCGATCTTGATGTGCGATATGATGTAATCGGTGGCGGAAAGGGATGGGTAATGGTCAAGGAGCTTGGGGCGCACGCACGAACAGGCATGTATGCCGATGGCATTCGCGCTTTCATATCTATACGGGAAAGAGGAAATGGTTTTTTTGACTATACGCTCGGCCGCATGTCTGAGTTTATCAGTCACTTCAATATTCCTGCTTTGGGAAGAAAGCTCAATAGTCTTGAGTGTTGTACTGATGATGCATGGGGAGGCGGAGATACCATTCATGGCAGTCCTCGTATTCGAGGAAGTGCCCTCAATCCCCGTGAGCTGGAAACATTTGTCAATCAAGAATTAGCAGTAAAATCACCAACGCCGACACACTAGTCGGCTTTTTTATTTGTACGCTTTCTGCAACCATGCTATACTTGGTGTGTAAGAAAAAAGAGATTTTTTTGAGAAGAAATACCATTGATTTTTGTTTGAAAATGTGGTATTCTTTTTTTTATCACTCTTCATATTTCCATGACTATGAAAGAACAGCAATCACAAGAGCAGCTTCCAAAACTTCCCATTGGCATACTTCTTAAAGATGTGTGGAAATGGATCCGTCCCTATCGAGTGCGCTTTATTATCGCAAGCACTCTGCGTCTCGCAAGCGATATAGCCAGTCTGTATCCTCCCCTTGCTCTTGCTTTTATTATTACTTTTTTATCACAGTATAAGCCAGGGCAAGACACTTATGAATTATGGACTACATTCATTTTTCTTATTGCTGCCACAGGGTGGAGACTGGTCACCATTCATGCCGGCAGAGTCATGTGTTATTTTATTGGAGAGCGCGTTTCGCTTGATGTACAGCTTGCAGCCAACAAACATCTATTCAGTCTCCCTGCTTCTTGGCATGAGCAAGAAAATACAGGGAACAAGCTCAAACGAATTACGCGCGGTGGGGAATCGTACCAAAAACTAACTCGTATTTGGATACAGAATGTTATTGAAATCTGTGTTAACTTTATCGGGATTTCATGGATTATTCTCCATATTGACCCCCTCCTTGCGGGACTCTTAGCATTTTTTTCACTTATCTACTACATCATAGCGCGTACACTCATCAAGCCTGCGGCTCAGGCAGCCCACCAAGCAAATATCTGCGAAGAAGAATATACCGGCCTATCATTTGAAGCGCTTAATAACATTCGAAGTGTTCAGGTATATGGCTCGTGGTCGCTTCTTTTAAATCGCGTACGGGCAATGATTGACACATTCTACACGGCTATTTGCAAGCGGCTTTGGAAGTTTACGGTACGAAATATGAGTCTGGAAACATGGCAATGGATTTTTCGCATGTTTGCTCTTACTGTTATTATCACGGGTATTGTAAGTGGAAGGTATGAATTGGGTTTGTTTGTTGCATTTAGCTGGTACTTTAATGCTATCTCCGAATCCGTGCGCGAACTCGCAGACATATCTCAAGAATATGTCATTGCCCGCCTTTCCATCCAGCGCCTCAATACAATTATGAATGAACGCCCGGCAAACTGGAATGATACTAATGCTCTTGCATTCCCTTTGGAATGGAAACGTATTGCATTCCGAAATGTATC
This region includes:
- a CDS encoding ABC transporter ATP-binding protein gives rise to the protein MKEQQSQEQLPKLPIGILLKDVWKWIRPYRVRFIIASTLRLASDIASLYPPLALAFIITFLSQYKPGQDTYELWTTFIFLIAATGWRLVTIHAGRVMCYFIGERVSLDVQLAANKHLFSLPASWHEQENTGNKLKRITRGGESYQKLTRIWIQNVIEICVNFIGISWIILHIDPLLAGLLAFFSLIYYIIARTLIKPAAQAAHQANICEEEYTGLSFEALNNIRSVQVYGSWSLLLNRVRAMIDTFYTAICKRLWKFTVRNMSLETWQWIFRMFALTVIITGIVSGRYELGLFVAFSWYFNAISESVRELADISQEYVIARLSIQRLNTIMNERPANWNDTNALAFPLEWKRIAFRNVSFSYSGQQVLDDVSFEVKRGERIGIVGLSGAGKSTLFKLMMKEYENYNGDIFFDAFKLRSLSRGSFFKRVAVVLQETEVFNFSLKDNIALARPDDAVDVKALEECIEVAHISDFLHKLPLGIDTHVGEKGVKLSGGEKQRLGIARAIYKQPDLLLLDEATSHLDLESEEKIQDSLHQFFKKVTAIVIAHRLTTIKEMDRIIVLENGKIVEEGTFAQLHRKKGRFHELWEKQKL
- a CDS encoding class I SAM-dependent methyltransferase, coding for MKRVKDTFLSVIQRVVPLQGKDVLDIGCGNGSRTAEIAQVCAHVSGVDPDPKAVRIAQRLGIANCEIFQKSADRLWFKNAVFDVVIFTLSYHHIQSEKMNVAIDEAIRVLRPDGSIVFFEPTWIGTFFEAEITFGAFDGDERRAKALAYAAMLAHPGLIEIAELHDETQISFDSLEDFIESTHPTSSDHEAMRNFLGTHARILTAQRRFNIFTVKPLVDPS
- a CDS encoding GIY-YIG nuclease family protein, whose product is MYFVYVLRSTITRRLYIGSSENPLKRLMEHNSGCVQSTKPYRPYIIVYTKSYEAKSEGVKREKQLKKSGRMRKELKKKVTNMALSSNG